Proteins encoded within one genomic window of Cucumis sativus cultivar 9930 chromosome 3, Cucumber_9930_V3, whole genome shotgun sequence:
- the LOC101206403 gene encoding uncharacterized protein LOC101206403 isoform X1 — MTGGGNRKVSAASVSGGAHTRMKSKQSNSLRLSLGVFRKLLWLLLLGFSAWFYQLIQPPPPKICGSPGGPSITAPRIKLRDGRHLAYKEHGVPKDKAKYKIVSVHGFDSCRHDTAAARALSPEFFEGLGIYILSFDRPGYGESDPNPKRTVKSAAMDIEELADQLALGSKFYVIGGSMGGLIVWSCLKYIPNRLAGAVLIAPVINYWWSGLPENLSNEAFKWKPLQDQWALSVAHYTPWLTYWWNTRKWFPASSIIAHNPDVLSPADKNLIPKLSFRHEYAAQIRQQGEYESLHQDLNVGFSSWEFSPLDLKNPFPHNNGSIHIWQGDDDRVVSPKLQRYIAEKLPWIRYHEVSGAGHLFSYADKVYDSVITALLLEEK, encoded by the exons ATGACCGGAGGAGGAAACAGGAAGGTATCGGCGGCATCTGTTAGCGGAGGAGCTCATACGAGGATGAAATCAAAGCAGAGCAACTCTTTGCGGCTTTCTCTAG GAGTGTTCAGAAAACTGCTGTGGCTTCTCCTTTTGGGATTTTCAGCATGGTTCTATCAGTTGATTCAACCTCCTCCTCCCAAGATATGTGGCTCACCTGGTGGCCCTTCCATTACAGCACCAAGAATAAAGCTCAGAGATGGAAGGCATTTGGCTTACAAAGAACATGGTGTGCCAAAAGACAAAGCCAAGTACAAAATTGTCTCTGTCCATGGCTTTGATTCTTGCAGACATGACACTGCAGCTGCCCGAGCCCTTTCTCCG GAATTTTTTGAAGGCTTGGGAATCTACATTCTGTCTTTTGATAGACCTGGTTATGGAGAGAGTGATCCCAACCCGAAGAGGACGGTGAAGAGTGCGGCTATGGACATAGAAGAACTTGCAGACCAATTGGCACTTGGATCCAAATTCTATGTTATTGGAGGTTCCATGGGTGGGCTAATAGTTTGGAGCTGTCTGAAGTACATTCCAAACAG GCTGGCGGGAGCAGTACTAATAGCTCCAGTTATCAACTATTGGTGGTCAGGTCTTCCTGAAAATTTATCTAACGAAGCTTTCAAATGGAAACCATTGCAAGACCAATGGGCTCTAAGTGTCGCACACTATACTCCTTGGCTTACATACTGGTGGAACACACGGAAATGGTTTCCTGCTTCAAGTATTATCGCTCACAATCCTGACGTTCTTTCGCCTGCCGACAAAAATCTCATTCCTAAGCTCTCATTTAGACATGAGTATGCG GCTCAGATTAGACAACAAGGTGAATATGAATCCCTCCATCAGGATCTAAATGTTGGATTCAGCAGCTGGGAGTTCAGTCCTCTGGACCTAAAAAATCCATTCCCTCACAATAATGGGTCAATCCACATATGGCAGGGAGACGACGATAGGGTCGTGTCTCCTAAACTGCAACGTTACATCGCCGAAAAGCTCCCATGGATTCGCTACCACGAGGTATCCGGTGCTGGACACTTGTTCTCTTATGCTGATAAGGTTTATGATTCTGTGATCACTGCTCTTTTACTTGAAGAGAAATGA
- the LOC101206168 gene encoding uncharacterized protein LOC101206168, translating into MAGGVSRKISAASARAHTRRAKKSSSSPISSGLLRNIAVLLFFGFLAWGYQAIQPPAPKICGSPEGPPITAPRIKLRDGRYLAYKEHGVPKDSAKYKIIYIHSFCSCRHNAIIANTISPDIIDNLGIYILSFDRSGYGESDPNPNRTPKTIAYDIEELADQLELGSKFYVVGFSMGGQAVWSCLNYIPNRLAGAALLAPVVNYWWPGLPANLTNEAFYQQFRQDQWTVRVAHYTPWLTYWWNTQRWFPSSSIIAGNPEVLSRQDKELLSKQVGREECELVFSQQGEYESIHKDTNVGFGRWEFSPLDLENPFPGNEGSVHLWHGDEDKLVPVTLQRYIAKQLSWIHYHEIAGAGHRFPYADGMSESIIKALLLNNK; encoded by the exons ATGGCGGGAGGTGTGAGCCGGAAGATATCGGCAGCATCGGCTAGAGCTCATACAAGAAGAGCTAAGAAGAGCAGTTCTTCCCCGATTTCTTCAG GACTGCTGAGGAATATAGCAGTGCTGCtcttttttggatttttggcCTGGGGTTATCAGGCAATCCAGCCTCCTGCACCCAAAATATGTGGTTCTCCCGAGGGTCCTCCTATCACAGCACCAAGAATAAAACTTAGAGATGGTAGGTATTTGGCGTACAAGGAGCACGGGGTCCCAAAAGATTCGgctaaatacaaaattatctATATCCATAGCTTTTGTTCTTGCAGACACAATGCCATTATTGCAAATACCATCTCTCCG GACATAATTGATAACTTAGGAATCTACATTCTATCATTTGACAGATCTGGTTATGGAGAGAGTGATCCAAATCCAAATCGAACTCCAAAAACCATTGCTTATGATATAGAGGAGCTAGCTGATCAATTGGAGCTAGGATCCAAATTCTACGTTGTTGGATTTTCCATGGGTGGCCAAGCAGTTTGGAGCTGTCTAAATTATATTCCTAACAG GCTAGCAGGAGCAGCACTATTGGCGCCAGTTGTTAACTACTGGTGGCCTGGGCTCCCTGCAAACTTAACGAATGAAGCTTTCTACCAACAGTTTCGGCAGGATCAGTGGACAGTTCGTGTAGCTCATTACACCCCTTGGCTTACCTACTGGTGGAATACACAAAGATGGTTTCCTTCTTCTAGTATTATTGCTGGTAATCCTGAAGTTCTATCTCGTCAAGACAAAGAACTCTTGTCCAAGCAAGTGGGAAGGGAAGAGTGTGAG CTTGTATTTAGCCAACAAGGAGAATACGAGTCCATTCACAAGGATACGAACGTTGGATTTGGGAGGTGGGAATTTAGTCCTCTGGATCTTGAAAACCCTTTCCCAGGTAATGAAGGTTCGGTCCATTTATGGCATGGAGATGAAGACAAGCTCGTGCCTGTCACTCTCCAACGTTACATTGCCAAACAGCTTTCATGGATTCATTATCACGAGATAGCAGGTGCTGGTCATCGCTTTCCCTATGCTGATGGCATGTCTGAATCCATCATTAAAGCTCTTCTCCTTAACAACAAATAA
- the LOC101206007 gene encoding protein YIPF5 homolog translates to MGTVKKEFAVPPVVFPSGGNPNLQQRRGVATAPFQPPRQTGSSIPFMSFDIGSAAAASTSSGSIYGGPIGGGSIPGGANFEDEEPLLDELGIHPDQIWKKTKSILNPFRVKPDVHKDSDLSGPILLYMFFGLFQLLAGKIQFGVILGWIVVSSIFLYVVFNMLAGRNGNLNLHTCTSVVGYCMLPVVVLSAVSLFLPQAGLVRFAVAGVFVLWATRICTSLMVSLADGGDEHRGLIAYACFLIFTLFSLLVIF, encoded by the coding sequence ATGGGGACGGTGAAGAAGGAGTTCGCTGTTCCGCCAGTGGTTTTTCCCTCTGGCGGTAACCCCAATCTTCAACAACGGCGGGGTGTGGCGACGGCGCCGTTTCAGCCTCCTCGGCAGACTGGCTCCAGCATTCCGTTTATGTCATTTGACATCGGATCCGCCGCTGCTGCTTCCACATCCTCCGGCAGTATCTATGGTGGTCCTATTGGTGGTGGGTCTATCCCTGGTGGTGCTAATTTCGAAGACGAAGAACCCCTCCTCGATGAACTCGGGATCCACCCTGATCAAATCTGGAAGAAAACCAAGTCGATCTTGAATCCGTTCCGGGTCAAACCCGATGTGCACAAGGACTCGGACTTGTCTGGACCGATTCTCTTATATATGTTCTTTGGCCTCTTCCAGTTGCTTGCCGGTAAGATCCAATTCGGCGTGATACTGGGATGGATCGTGGTTTCTTCCATCTTTCTGTATGTTGTGTTCAATATGTTGGCCGGGCGGAATGGTAATTTGAATCTTCACACGTGTACTAGCGTGGTTGGGTACTGTATGTTGCCTGTCGTGGTTTTGTCGGCTGTGTCTTTGTTCCTGCCGCAAGCCGGTCTAGTGAGATTCGCAGTTGCTGGAGTTTTTGTGTTGTGGGCGACGAGGATCTGTACGAGTCTTATGGTTTCTCTTGCTGATGGTGGGGATGAGCACCGTGGCTTGATAGCGTATGcttgttttttgatttttaCTCTGTTTTCGCTGttagttatattttag
- the LOC101206403 gene encoding uncharacterized protein LOC101206403 isoform X2 → MVCQKTKPSTKLSLSMALILADMTLQLPEPFLRFISEFFEGLGIYILSFDRPGYGESDPNPKRTVKSAAMDIEELADQLALGSKFYVIGGSMGGLIVWSCLKYIPNRLAGAVLIAPVINYWWSGLPENLSNEAFKWKPLQDQWALSVAHYTPWLTYWWNTRKWFPASSIIAHNPDVLSPADKNLIPKLSFRHEYAAQIRQQGEYESLHQDLNVGFSSWEFSPLDLKNPFPHNNGSIHIWQGDDDRVVSPKLQRYIAEKLPWIRYHEVSGAGHLFSYADKVYDSVITALLLEEK, encoded by the exons ATGGTGTGCCAAAAGACAAAGCCAAGTACAAAATTGTCTCTGTCCATGGCTTTGATTCTTGCAGACATGACACTGCAGCTGCCCGAGCCCTTTCTCCGGTTCATTTCg GAATTTTTTGAAGGCTTGGGAATCTACATTCTGTCTTTTGATAGACCTGGTTATGGAGAGAGTGATCCCAACCCGAAGAGGACGGTGAAGAGTGCGGCTATGGACATAGAAGAACTTGCAGACCAATTGGCACTTGGATCCAAATTCTATGTTATTGGAGGTTCCATGGGTGGGCTAATAGTTTGGAGCTGTCTGAAGTACATTCCAAACAG GCTGGCGGGAGCAGTACTAATAGCTCCAGTTATCAACTATTGGTGGTCAGGTCTTCCTGAAAATTTATCTAACGAAGCTTTCAAATGGAAACCATTGCAAGACCAATGGGCTCTAAGTGTCGCACACTATACTCCTTGGCTTACATACTGGTGGAACACACGGAAATGGTTTCCTGCTTCAAGTATTATCGCTCACAATCCTGACGTTCTTTCGCCTGCCGACAAAAATCTCATTCCTAAGCTCTCATTTAGACATGAGTATGCG GCTCAGATTAGACAACAAGGTGAATATGAATCCCTCCATCAGGATCTAAATGTTGGATTCAGCAGCTGGGAGTTCAGTCCTCTGGACCTAAAAAATCCATTCCCTCACAATAATGGGTCAATCCACATATGGCAGGGAGACGACGATAGGGTCGTGTCTCCTAAACTGCAACGTTACATCGCCGAAAAGCTCCCATGGATTCGCTACCACGAGGTATCCGGTGCTGGACACTTGTTCTCTTATGCTGATAAGGTTTATGATTCTGTGATCACTGCTCTTTTACTTGAAGAGAAATGA
- the LOC101206885 gene encoding CAAX prenyl protease 2, whose amino-acid sequence MEEEDCLISKAVAVTACTAMALFYVAILYAPALILRLPPPPSLQVYMIRRFLCAFISTAVSVFVCALILPIKKMELSLLLAAYGVRANHIWQAVIFPLSLTSFMYVGSMVLKFLLLVDSWREHMNHGGDSLLNCARLLWTRVLDWGLSTVSNILAWRNYVVAPLTEELVFRACMIPILLSGGFKPTTVIFLCPILFSLAHLNHFMEYYSKQNNNLAKAVMVVGLQLGYTVVFGSYASFLFVRTGHLLAPLVAHVFCNFMGLPAIFSRGRGVVSLAFLVGMVGFLWLLFPMTSPHLFNERTNNCRCWQGYCSWN is encoded by the exons ATGGAGGAGGAAGATTGTTTGATCTCCAAAGCAGTGGCAGTGACGGCCTGCACTGCTATGGCTCTGTTCTACGTTGCCATTCTCTATGCTCCTGCTTTGATACTTCGTCTACCACCTCCTCCTTCTCTTCAAGTTTACATGATTCGACGGTTCCTGTGCGCCTTCATTTCCACCGCCGTTTCAGTCTTCGTCTGCGCTCTAATCCTTCCT ATAAAGAAAATGGAGTTATCACTGTTATTGGCAGCTTATGGTGTCCGAGCAAATCATATT TGGCAAGCTGTGATCTTTCCTCTTTCATTGACTTCTTTTATGTACGTTGGATCAATGGTCttaaagtttttgttattgGTGGATTCATGGAGAGAACATATGAATCATGGAGGAGACTCCCTTTTGAACTGTGCGAGACTGTTGTGGACAAGAGTTCTTGATTGGGGGCTATCAACTGTCTCAAATATTTTAGCTtggagaaattatgttgtG GCTCCACTAACTGAGGAGTTGGTGTTTAGAGCATGCATGATACCAATTCTTCTATCTGGGGGATTTAAGCCAACCACTGTGATATTTCTCTGCCCCATTCTTTTCAGTTTGG CGCATTTAAACCACTTTATGGAGTACTATAGCAAGCAGAACAACAACTTAGCCAAAGCGGTTATGGTTGTAG gTCTCCAGCTTGGGTATACTGTGGTATTTGGATCATACGCGAGTTTTCTCTTTGTGCGAACTG GCCATCTGCTTGCTCCTTTAGTTGCTCATGTTTTTTGCAACTTTATGGGCTTACCTGCTATTTTTTCTCGAGGAAGAg GAGTGGTGAGTCTGGCATTTCTAGTTGGGATGGTGGGATTCCTATGGCTTCTTTTTCCCATGACAAGTCCACATTTGTTTAATGAGAGAACAAACAACTGCAGATGTTGGCAAGGATATTGTTCTTGGAACTAG
- the CSTFL1B gene encoding protein SELF-PRUNING-like — translation MARSSAMSSEPLVVGRVIGDVLDSFTQSMKMSVFYSNNKQVFNGHEFFPSAVAAKPRAEIHGGDLRSFFTLIMTDPDVPGPSDPYLREHLHWIVTDIPGTTDATFGREVVSYETPKPNIGIHRFVFVLFKQKRRQSVNPPSSRERFNTRAFAVDNDLGLPVAAVYFNAQRETAARRR, via the exons ATGGCAAGATCATCAGCAATGTCCTCAGAACCTCTTGTTGTTGGTAGAGTGATTGGTGATGTTCTTGATTCCTTCACACAAAGCATGAAGATGAGTGTTTTTTATAGCAATAATAAGCAAGTTTTCAATGGCCATGAGTTCTTTCCTTCTGCTGTTGCTGCTAAACCTAGGGCTGAAATCCATGGTGGTGACCTGAGATCTTTCTTCACTCTG atTATGACTGACCCAGATGTTCCTGGGCCAAGTGACCCTTATTTAAGGGAGCATTTACACTG GATCGTGACAGATATTCCTGGTACAACCGACGCCACATTCg GTAGGGAGGTAGTAAGCTACGAGACTCCAAAGCCAAACATAGGAATCCACaggtttgtttttgttctattcAAACAGAAGAGAAGACAATCGGTGAATCCACCCTCTTCAAGGGAGCGTTTCAACACCCGAGCATTCGCGGTCGACAACGACCTGGGTCTCCCCGTCGCTGCCGTCTACTTCAATGCCCAAAGAGAAACTGCTGCAAGAAGGCGTTAA